The following coding sequences lie in one Crassostrea angulata isolate pt1a10 chromosome 10, ASM2561291v2, whole genome shotgun sequence genomic window:
- the LOC128167449 gene encoding uncharacterized protein LOC128167449 isoform X1: MIMTLCRILTIIIIPLQCFIFGSPTLQRLVFSADDIKGWRFLSNTQGNEKSFIYIMNTTDICFGAICSQECNLTIVSHDEPSSPQNGTIECRNQLQQCRMSGTNQVSFSVRGSCSSSSDFVRLAVIDNRAGVCGEDRPLCFNDVHVNPNNSGQETTNLYNNTRFASTTSLHSKEHVNNTYMTSDFGTTTSSILINASNRTDLAENATWSCCNTDKTPQPLSLHTKRKPISRRDMDIALGVTVSLSVLVVSVMLFLIGRLLYRTRHVVKVETSIGSFDIVNPSDGVFDDPSRFLSETYIHIRKVSESNTDETPAPSPTGQPQESCFDAMTSRNPRTHYGRFSTFTGRSSEGFPHKCSAKTDGRFQSTHPR; this comes from the exons ATGATCATGACACTGTGCCGTATTCTTACAATAATAATAATTCCAT tacaatGTTTTATATTTGGATCGCCAACTTTGCAAAGACTGGTTTTCAGTGCAGACGATATAAAGGGATGGAGGTTTTTGTCCAACACACAAGGAAACGagaagtcttttatctatataatgAACACGACAGATATTTGTTTTGGAGCAATATGTTCTCAAGAATGCAACCTCACCATTGTCTCGCACGATGAGCCATCTTCACCACAAAATGGAACAATTGAATGCCGGAACCAGTTGCAGCAATGTAGGATGTCCGGAACCAACCAGGTTTCGTTCAGTGTACGCGGATCTTGCTCCAGTAGTTCGGATTTCGTGAGGTTGGCCGTCATAGACAACAGGGCTGGGGTTTGTGGCGAAGACCGGCCCCTCTGTTTTAATG ACGTTCATGTTAATCCAAATAATTCTGGACAAGAAACTACAAATTTGTATAATAATACGAGATTCGCTTCTACTACATCATTACACTCCAAAGAACATGTAAATAATACTTATATGACGTCAGATTTTGGTACTACTACATCGTCTATATTAATCAACGCCTCCAACAGAACAGATCTTGCAGAAAACG CAACATGGTCCTGTTGCAATACGGACAAGACCCCGCAACCTCTGTCATTACATACAAAGAGAAAACCCATCA GTAGGCGAGATATGGACATAGCACTGGGCGTGACTGTATCTCTGTCTGTGCTGGTGGTATCCGTCATGTTATTTCTGATCGGCAG GCTGTTATACAGGACAAGGCACGTGGTCAAAGTGGAAACCTCCATCGGATCCTTTGACATTGTGAACCCCAGTGACGGGGTGTTTGACGACCCGAGTAGATTTCTGAGCGAAACTTACATTCACATTCGGAAGGTTTCGGAATCTAACACCGATGAAACGCCCGCGCCTTCTCCCACAGGTCAGCCCCAGGAGTCCTGTTTTGATGCAATGACGTCAAGGAATCCCCGGACACACTATGGTCGGTTTTCTACCTTTACTGGGCGCTCATCTGAAGGATTTCCTCACAAGTGTTCAGCCAAAACCGATGGGAGGTTCCAGAGCACGCATCCGAGATGA
- the LOC128167449 gene encoding uncharacterized protein LOC128167449 isoform X2 — translation MIMTLCRILTIIIIPLQCFIFGSPTLQRLVFSADDIKGWRFLSNTQGNEKSFIYIMNTTDICFGAICSQECNLTIVSHDEPSSPQNGTIECRNQLQQCRMSGTNQVSFSVRGSCSSSSDFVRLAVIDNRAGVCGEDRPLCFNDFGTTTSSILINASNRTDLAENATWSCCNTDKTPQPLSLHTKRKPISRRDMDIALGVTVSLSVLVVSVMLFLIGRLLYRTRHVVKVETSIGSFDIVNPSDGVFDDPSRFLSETYIHIRKVSESNTDETPAPSPTGQPQESCFDAMTSRNPRTHYGRFSTFTGRSSEGFPHKCSAKTDGRFQSTHPR, via the exons ATGATCATGACACTGTGCCGTATTCTTACAATAATAATAATTCCAT tacaatGTTTTATATTTGGATCGCCAACTTTGCAAAGACTGGTTTTCAGTGCAGACGATATAAAGGGATGGAGGTTTTTGTCCAACACACAAGGAAACGagaagtcttttatctatataatgAACACGACAGATATTTGTTTTGGAGCAATATGTTCTCAAGAATGCAACCTCACCATTGTCTCGCACGATGAGCCATCTTCACCACAAAATGGAACAATTGAATGCCGGAACCAGTTGCAGCAATGTAGGATGTCCGGAACCAACCAGGTTTCGTTCAGTGTACGCGGATCTTGCTCCAGTAGTTCGGATTTCGTGAGGTTGGCCGTCATAGACAACAGGGCTGGGGTTTGTGGCGAAGACCGGCCCCTCTGTTTTAATG ATTTTGGTACTACTACATCGTCTATATTAATCAACGCCTCCAACAGAACAGATCTTGCAGAAAACG CAACATGGTCCTGTTGCAATACGGACAAGACCCCGCAACCTCTGTCATTACATACAAAGAGAAAACCCATCA GTAGGCGAGATATGGACATAGCACTGGGCGTGACTGTATCTCTGTCTGTGCTGGTGGTATCCGTCATGTTATTTCTGATCGGCAG GCTGTTATACAGGACAAGGCACGTGGTCAAAGTGGAAACCTCCATCGGATCCTTTGACATTGTGAACCCCAGTGACGGGGTGTTTGACGACCCGAGTAGATTTCTGAGCGAAACTTACATTCACATTCGGAAGGTTTCGGAATCTAACACCGATGAAACGCCCGCGCCTTCTCCCACAGGTCAGCCCCAGGAGTCCTGTTTTGATGCAATGACGTCAAGGAATCCCCGGACACACTATGGTCGGTTTTCTACCTTTACTGGGCGCTCATCTGAAGGATTTCCTCACAAGTGTTCAGCCAAAACCGATGGGAGGTTCCAGAGCACGCATCCGAGATGA